The DNA segment GTTGAATGTAGATAAAACTGCTTGCTGGTACATTCAACTCTACACTACTCATATTTTGAAGTTCCGTACCTGTAGGCTCTGGTTAAGGTCCCAGCTGTCATTGTTGAAAGCAATAAACGCGTTGCCTCCACGGCAGAATGCGATCTGGTTGCTACCGTTGTCCCACCAGTCGTTGATGCTAGTGCTGGCAGCAGCGTTCCTGAATCCCACCATGGCATAGACCTGCCTCCAGCGGTGCTGGCAAACCCAGCCATTGCCGCACGTATTATCCTAGAAACATTTAATAAAGCTGTATTATTTTGGATACCTTTTAGATACCTAGGTACCTATTCAGTTAAGTGCGTAGGTGAGATCATAAATCTGAAAACAATAACAGATATAATCGCAATGCATTTTATCAATTAAACACTTTAAATTGATCCGATAccatcaaaataacaattacATGTTTAAGATTTGACATGAGATTAGTATTCGTTGGGTAGCATAGATAACAATAGGAAAATTACCGAATTGATCGCTGGGGAAATGATATTGCCTTCCCTGTCCATTGGGGGGCCAACTTCAGAATCCCAGAAGTCGAAACTGCTCATGATCTGCGGTTCTCCGTACGGGTGGGCTAGTAGAAAAGCCATGGCTGCCCTGTAGGGTTTTCCCTGTTTGTAAGTTAGGACTCCACCTCCGCCTCCGTGCCCTCTCTCATTGTCGTGGTTATCGATGAAGGTAAAGGAGTCACTATGGGCTAATAACCCCCATTGAGGCCCCCAGGAAGACAGCCATCTCAACTGGTTACTTCCTCTGAAAGCATTGCTCAGTTCCATTCCCACTTTGAACTCTGTTACTGCTCCAATAGGGGTGTATTCATCTCGACTAATAGCTTCGCCTCCGTAGTCGATAACTTCTTGATAAATGTATGGACGTGCATTTTCAGGGAACCCGTGATCTGTGTTCAGATTCTTTAAACGATTGTAGATGATTTCAAGGTCTTGTGGCCACATGTGTTTAGCTGCATCGATTCTGTTGAAACAATTTTTAACATGATGCATTAATATTTAAATGGGGactaatttataattatgtgaaaAGGTAATTTTTTATGCTCACCTAAATCCAGCGACACCATAGTCGATCAGCTCGTTCATAAAGTCTACTATCATGTTGCGCACGTGTTCGTCTGCTTGATTCAAGTCCTTTAGGCCGACCAGCTCACAGTTGCGGACCTGAAAGTATATGTTATTTAGGAACTTTTCCCAAAAAgtatagtgaaaaaaaatcatttttttgctTGTGCCTTCTCTTCTGCCAGTCACTCTAACTAGGCCTTAGTTTACATGCATTTATTCCGCCCAAAAAAGGCTTGTATTTCTACTCACTCTCCAAGCATTGTTGACGTAATCCATGCCGTCGATGACGCAATGCGGCCAGTTAAAATGCTCGCTCCTGAAGGGCACCGCAGGATAGTCCCACTCCCTGAAGACGGCTGTGCTGCCGGCCGTGCCTACGTTCTCTGGAGGCTCGCCTGTCATGTGGTTGATTACTGCGTCCACGTAGATTCTGTGGAGgttaacttaatattactacTGGATTAAAGAGTGATTTGTGAGTTGGACCTTCAAAATCAAACTAGTCACAACGGCCCTATAGCCGGTATATCTTAACGTTTCACATCTGCATCTTTGATCTTCCGAATTAGTGACCAGTTGATATGATATAGGTTCCCACCAGGGCTTTTTTTACATTCATTGCAGTAAGTTCTTGTTGTGCCAAGATCTAATAAACCTCACCTGACTCCAGCTGCGGACCAACCCAGTGAACTGTCTTTTGTTTCCCTTTATGTTGTGAACAGTTGATACTAAGATATACAAAGACCCTAATGGAGCGGAAAATTAGGGTATTTTGTACGTCCATCCCATGGCAAGCATTATAGTAATGTGGAGATAAAACCCAAGAAATCTCACCTGACTCCAGCTGTGTTGCACCTGCGGACCATATCTGCAAATTGCGTCTCGTCTCCCGAGCGTGTGACCAGCTTATACGACATGGGTTGGTAGCGCTCCCACCAGGGTCGGTTGTAAGTCCATAGaatcacattctcattgggtgGCGAGATCTGtggtgcaa comes from the Ostrinia nubilalis chromosome 17, ilOstNubi1.1, whole genome shotgun sequence genome and includes:
- the LOC135079968 gene encoding alpha-amylase 2-like translates to MGKLTFLGLAVLAAVSAAYKDPHYVPGRSVNVHLFEWKWDDIAAECERFLGPRGYAGIQISPPNENVILWTYNRPWWERYQPMSYKLVTRSGDETQFADMVRRCNTAGVRIYVDAVINHMTGEPPENVGTAGSTAVFREWDYPAVPFRSEHFNWPHCVIDGMDYVNNAWRVRNCELVGLKDLNQADEHVRNMIVDFMNELIDYGVAGFRIDAAKHMWPQDLEIIYNRLKNLNTDHGFPENARPYIYQEVIDYGGEAISRDEYTPIGAVTEFKVGMELSNAFRGSNQLRWLSSWGPQWGLLAHSDSFTFIDNHDNERGHGGGGGVLTYKQGKPYRAAMAFLLAHPYGEPQIMSSFDFWDSEVGPPMDREGNIISPAINSDNTCGNGWVCQHRWRQVYAMVGFRNAAASTSINDWWDNGSNQIAFCRGGNAFIAFNNDSWDLNQSLQTCLPAGQYCDVISGDKDGSSCRGRTVTVDGNGRAQIQVGANDFDMMLAIHIGPESRL